From one Rhizobium lentis genomic stretch:
- a CDS encoding GTP-binding protein: MNRPKDRRERLPVTVLAGFLGAGKTTLLSHVLNNRQGLRVAVIVNDMSEVNIDASLIRDGGCNLSHTTETLVELSNGCICCTLRDDLLTEVRRLAEEGRYDYLLIEGTGIAEPCPIAATFSFCDENGVSLSDYAKLDTMVTVVDAASLLADYSSADLLRDRGLQRDSEDRRTLIDLLVEQIEFADVVVINKISDASEEIRAEIRRTVTALNPDAHQVETDFGNVSLPTILNTGLFDEAKAAAHPLWHKELYRPGDHVPETEEYGVSSFVYRTRRPFDPMPFRAFLDEPWPGVMRAKGHFWLATRPRHVGLMSAAGVQRRCEPMGLWWAAVPRHDWPNHQQFRQHIESRWDSAWGDRRQELVFIGVDMDEKGVRTALDGCLASADPRDWATLEDPFPAW; this comes from the coding sequence ATGAACAGGCCGAAGGACAGGAGGGAGCGGCTCCCGGTGACGGTGCTCGCCGGCTTTCTCGGCGCCGGCAAGACGACCCTTCTCAGCCATGTGCTGAATAACCGTCAGGGTCTGCGGGTCGCCGTCATCGTCAACGACATGAGCGAAGTGAACATCGACGCCAGTCTCATTCGAGACGGCGGCTGCAACCTGTCGCATACGACGGAGACGTTGGTTGAGCTCAGCAATGGCTGCATATGCTGTACCCTGCGCGACGACCTCTTGACGGAAGTGCGGCGACTGGCCGAGGAGGGACGATACGACTATCTGCTGATAGAAGGGACCGGCATTGCGGAGCCATGCCCTATCGCGGCAACCTTTTCCTTCTGCGACGAGAATGGTGTTTCGCTCTCCGATTATGCGAAACTCGACACGATGGTAACCGTCGTCGACGCCGCAAGCCTCCTGGCCGATTACAGCAGTGCTGATCTGCTTCGCGATCGCGGCCTGCAGCGGGACAGCGAGGACCGGCGGACACTCATCGACCTGTTGGTGGAGCAGATCGAATTTGCCGATGTCGTCGTGATCAACAAGATCTCGGACGCGAGCGAGGAGATTCGCGCAGAAATCCGTAGGACGGTGACTGCACTCAACCCGGATGCACACCAGGTGGAGACGGACTTCGGCAACGTTTCTCTTCCAACCATCCTCAATACCGGCCTCTTCGATGAAGCAAAAGCCGCCGCCCACCCATTGTGGCACAAAGAACTGTACCGCCCGGGCGACCATGTCCCGGAAACGGAGGAATACGGTGTATCGAGCTTTGTCTATCGCACGAGGCGTCCCTTTGATCCCATGCCGTTTCGCGCATTTCTGGACGAGCCCTGGCCGGGGGTTATGCGCGCCAAAGGCCACTTCTGGCTTGCCACCCGCCCGCGTCATGTGGGCCTGATGTCGGCTGCTGGGGTGCAACGGCGCTGCGAGCCGATGGGGCTCTGGTGGGCGGCCGTTCCCCGACACGACTGGCCGAACCATCAGCAGTTTCGTCAGCATATCGAGAGCCGGTGGGACAGCGCCTGGGGCGACCGTCGGCAGGAATTGGTTTTTATCGGTGTCGATATGGACGAGAAAGGTGTACGGACCGCACTGGACGGATGCCTCGCCAGCGCCGATCCACGCGACTGGGCCACCCTCGAAGATCCGTTTCCGGCCTGGTAG
- a CDS encoding efflux RND transporter periplasmic adaptor subunit, with protein MLFDMAVAEAQRSKPEGSGPIIYYRHPDGLAEYSSKPKKTVDGHDFVPVHESEEVSFTAAGAKFAETSDQTKAAASKAAVTERKVLFYRNPMGLPDTSNVPKKDSMGMDYIPVFEGDQADASTVKVSLGKLQRTGVKTARAELVSIFRKIRIPGTVAWDERLISVVSMRTDAFIDDVANVTTGDRIGKGESLFNFYSKEIATAGAEFAAGKGDLRKSDAGSALRLKNLGVPDEVIRTIAENRQVPTSIEYVSPRNGVVLERMATTGMMAKPGDPLFRIADTSHVWVIADVPEFDLASIQKGVPVAVTVRSLPGQTFEGAVDLIYPEIQQETRTTKVRIELPNPDSTLMANMYADVEIEAGVQKPVVAVPNSAVIDTGDRQMVFIDKGDGRFEPKDVSLGMRGEKQTEITKGIAAGDQVVVAANFLLDAESNLNSALSGMATDEVKP; from the coding sequence ATGCTCTTTGACATGGCTGTCGCCGAAGCCCAACGGAGCAAGCCTGAAGGGTCGGGACCGATCATCTATTACCGTCATCCCGACGGTCTTGCCGAGTATTCCAGCAAGCCCAAGAAAACCGTGGACGGGCACGATTTCGTGCCCGTCCACGAAAGTGAAGAGGTTAGCTTCACAGCCGCCGGTGCTAAATTCGCCGAGACTTCTGACCAGACAAAAGCGGCAGCGTCCAAGGCGGCCGTGACGGAACGCAAGGTCCTCTTTTACCGCAATCCGATGGGGCTTCCAGACACTTCCAACGTGCCGAAGAAGGATTCCATGGGAATGGACTACATCCCGGTCTTTGAAGGGGATCAGGCCGACGCATCGACGGTCAAAGTCTCGCTCGGCAAGCTGCAGCGGACGGGGGTCAAAACGGCCAGGGCCGAATTGGTAAGTATCTTCCGCAAAATCCGCATACCCGGCACGGTCGCCTGGGACGAGCGGCTCATCAGCGTCGTTTCCATGCGCACCGATGCCTTCATCGATGACGTGGCAAACGTCACAACAGGTGACCGCATTGGCAAAGGAGAAAGCCTCTTCAACTTCTATTCCAAAGAGATCGCCACTGCCGGAGCTGAATTCGCTGCGGGAAAGGGTGATCTCCGCAAAAGTGATGCCGGTTCGGCTCTTCGATTGAAGAACCTGGGTGTCCCGGATGAAGTGATCCGAACCATTGCTGAGAACCGTCAGGTACCAACCAGCATCGAATATGTTTCTCCCCGCAATGGTGTCGTCCTAGAACGCATGGCGACGACCGGAATGATGGCCAAGCCCGGTGATCCGTTGTTTCGAATCGCGGACACCTCTCATGTCTGGGTCATCGCCGACGTGCCGGAATTCGATCTGGCTTCCATTCAAAAGGGCGTCCCGGTTGCCGTGACGGTTCGGAGCCTCCCCGGCCAGACTTTCGAAGGGGCCGTTGATCTCATCTATCCGGAAATCCAGCAGGAGACTCGAACTACGAAAGTCAGGATCGAGCTTCCGAACCCGGATAGTACTCTCATGGCTAACATGTACGCCGATGTCGAGATCGAAGCTGGCGTGCAGAAGCCCGTCGTCGCCGTGCCCAACAGCGCAGTCATCGATACCGGCGACCGGCAGATGGTCTTCATCGACAAGGGCGACGGCAGATTCGAACCAAAGGATGTCTCCCTTGGCATGCGGGGTGAGAAGCAGACCGAGATCACCAAGGGCATCGCAGCAGGCGATCAGGTAGTCGTGGCGGCCAACTTCCTGCTCGATGCCGAAAGCAACTTGAACTCGGCGCTGAGCGGCATGGCGACAGATGAGGTGAAGCCATGA
- a CDS encoding FixH family protein, producing MKSNMFARASLAAIAMLSASAATSYASPGDFEFQLVSAEVKMGPDAEVSVRLVDKRNGQPVSDAVIFTTRMDMAPEGMETMTTPVEELPSGQAGTYKFKTNLSMEGGWRFQLGAKVQGEGETITGEVVVKATP from the coding sequence ATGAAATCCAACATGTTTGCGCGAGCGAGCCTCGCTGCGATTGCTATGCTCTCTGCCTCAGCCGCAACGTCATATGCAAGCCCTGGGGACTTCGAGTTTCAGCTTGTGTCGGCAGAAGTGAAAATGGGACCTGATGCCGAAGTCTCTGTTCGTCTCGTTGATAAACGAAACGGCCAGCCCGTATCTGACGCGGTTATTTTCACCACCCGCATGGACATGGCGCCAGAGGGCATGGAGACAATGACAACGCCCGTCGAGGAACTGCCCTCCGGACAGGCAGGCACATACAAGTTCAAGACAAATCTGAGCATGGAAGGCGGATGGCGCTTTCAGCTTGGAGCGAAAGTTCAGGGCGAAGGCGAAACCATAACAGGTGAAGTCGTCGTCAAGGCCACCCCGTGA
- a CDS encoding DUF4082 domain-containing protein, which translates to MPFGVCGCGYFTSPTRLLDWAHGGALLQQDGQLPGTRLTEGPDYAASIKRAIAASISDPLLDRNLSPLSGWRGTANWTDSTVFNGSLPGGGETGTGSAKSKGIGILSGSVTTPPSPQQRSLTTQNLAAAAAASNAIVLENQKQGNPESEWGIDGAGSSNIEGFATDISVDNGKTINFKINTNSTNYRIDIYRLGYYGGMGARKVHTIQHTGLQTQPNPLRNATTGTVDAGNWAVSASWTVPADAVSGVYIAKLVRQDGTAGQNHIPFVVRDDDSQSDVVFQTADQTWQAYNGWGGANLYGGNGPATGQGAGRAYAVSYNRPIATRGGVGTYAGPQDYLFGAEYAGIYWLEQNGYDVSYLSGVDVDRYGSLLLNHKTYIDAGHDEYWSGQQRTNVEAARDAGVNLMFWSGNEVYWRTRWGNAYSADGTPYRTLICYKETWSPTASIDPSNEWTGTFRDPRLSPPAIGGGNPENSLTGQLFKVDDVGNNLQAITIPYDDANLRFWRNTSVANLQPGQTATLTKNYLGYEWDEASDNGFDPAGLVKLSSTTLPVSTYLLDYGNTTGNAISTHNLTLYRAPSGALVFGAGTVYWTWGLSDNHDLTATPTDPRVQQAMVNLLADMGIQPGTLQSGLTAATASSDHTAPTSVITVPATATAGSTVTITGTAADTGGGVVAAVEVSTDNGASWHPATGDENWTYTWSPQTAGTYTIRSRAVDDNVNLETPSAGRTVTVSAPNYTSLFGSATPAIINTNDASSVELGVKFTTSVAGTVTGIRFYKGDLNTGTHTGSLWSSTGTRLATLTFANETASGWQTAFFTSPVSVTAGQTYTASYHTNTGHYSSTAGYFTSNVTSGPLTAPASGNGVYRYGNNSQFPTSTFQSTNYWVDVMFTTPNSNTTPTAVADAGDATEKGGVANGSGGVAASGNVLTNDTDPDSGDTKTVTAVRFGTTSGTLGAALDGTYGSLVLNASGAYTYTINETNAAVQALRQSTNTLSDVFSYTMRDTSGATATANLTVTIHGANDAPVLAVQTAGQNATVGSAFSFTLPSTTFTDVDSGETLAYAATAADGTALPSWLTFNASTRTFSGTPTTAGTYGVRVTATDLGGLAANETFNIAVSTPGNTVPTAVADTGDATEKGGVANGSGGVAASGNVLTNDTDPDSGDTKTVTAVRFGTTSGTLGSALNGTYGSLVLNASGAYTYTINETNAAVQALRQSTNTLSDVFSYTMRDTSGATATANLTVTIHGANDAPVLAVQTAGQNATVGSAFSFTLPSTTFTDVDSGETLAYAATAADGTALPSWLTFNASTRTFSGTPTTAGTYGVRVTATDLGGLAANETFNITATTAPATYSLFSASDTPTQTNLNDGQQLGLGVKFQSSVAGDITGIKFYRSANDNGQNVVDLWSATGTRLATATFTNTTASGWQTVNFATPFTIAANTTYVASYHTTGAYVVTSNFFTNGISNGPLTAQSSAAAGGNGVYRYGGSATTGIFPNASFNASNYFADVIFRPSSTPGNTTPTAVADTGDATEKGGVANGSGGVAASGNVLTNDTDPDSGDTKTVTAVRFGTTSGTLGSALNGTYGSLVLNASGTYSYAVNETNTAVQALRLSTNTLSDVFNYTMRDSAGAIATANLTVTIHGANDAPVLAVQTATQNATVGSAFSFTLPTTTFSDVDSGETLTYAATAADGTALPTWLSFNATTRTFSGTPTTAGTYGVRVTATDLGGLAANETFNIVASTASATYSLFNASSTPAQTNLNDGQQIELGVKFQSNVAGDVTAIKFYRSANDNGQNVVDLWSSTGTKLASATFTNTTASGWQTVNFATPFTIAANTTYVASYHTTGAYVATGNFYTTAVTSGPLTAPASGNGVYAYGGSASAGLFPTNTFNSTNYYADVVFRPQLAA; encoded by the coding sequence ATGCCCTTCGGTGTGTGCGGGTGCGGCTACTTCACCTCCCCGACGCGGCTTCTCGATTGGGCTCATGGCGGCGCCCTGCTTCAACAGGACGGCCAATTGCCGGGGACGCGGCTGACCGAGGGGCCGGACTACGCGGCGTCGATCAAGCGGGCCATCGCGGCCTCGATCAGCGACCCGCTTCTCGATCGCAATTTGTCCCCTCTCTCGGGCTGGCGGGGAACCGCAAACTGGACAGATTCAACGGTATTCAACGGATCATTGCCAGGCGGCGGAGAGACCGGTACCGGCAGCGCCAAATCCAAGGGGATCGGCATCCTCTCCGGCTCAGTGACGACGCCGCCTTCCCCACAGCAGCGGTCGTTGACAACGCAAAATCTGGCGGCCGCGGCTGCGGCCAGCAACGCGATCGTATTGGAAAACCAGAAGCAGGGTAACCCGGAGAGCGAATGGGGCATCGATGGTGCCGGCAGCTCCAACATCGAAGGATTTGCGACCGACATCAGCGTCGACAACGGCAAGACGATCAACTTCAAGATCAATACCAACTCCACTAACTACCGGATCGATATTTATCGCCTCGGTTATTATGGCGGCATGGGCGCCCGCAAGGTCCACACCATCCAGCACACGGGATTGCAAACGCAGCCCAATCCGTTGCGCAACGCCACGACCGGCACGGTGGATGCCGGCAACTGGGCGGTTTCGGCGTCGTGGACCGTACCGGCGGACGCCGTTTCCGGGGTGTATATCGCCAAGCTCGTGCGTCAGGACGGCACTGCCGGCCAAAACCACATCCCCTTCGTCGTGCGCGATGACGACAGCCAGAGCGACGTCGTCTTCCAGACCGCAGACCAGACCTGGCAAGCCTACAACGGCTGGGGCGGCGCAAACCTCTATGGCGGCAACGGCCCGGCCACGGGCCAGGGTGCTGGTCGCGCCTATGCGGTCAGTTACAACAGACCGATCGCTACCCGCGGTGGGGTCGGCACCTATGCCGGCCCGCAGGATTACCTGTTCGGCGCCGAATATGCGGGCATCTACTGGCTGGAGCAGAACGGCTACGACGTCTCCTACCTGTCGGGCGTCGACGTCGATCGCTATGGCAGCCTATTGCTCAATCACAAGACCTATATTGATGCCGGGCACGACGAATACTGGTCGGGGCAGCAGCGAACGAATGTCGAAGCCGCGCGCGATGCGGGCGTCAACCTCATGTTCTGGAGCGGCAATGAGGTCTATTGGCGCACGCGCTGGGGCAATGCCTACAGCGCCGACGGCACGCCTTATCGGACTCTGATCTGCTATAAGGAGACGTGGTCGCCCACCGCCAGCATCGACCCTTCGAATGAATGGACTGGCACCTTCCGTGATCCGCGCCTCAGTCCGCCCGCCATCGGCGGCGGCAATCCGGAGAACTCACTGACCGGGCAGTTGTTCAAGGTCGACGATGTCGGCAACAATCTCCAGGCGATCACTATACCGTATGACGACGCCAATCTGCGTTTCTGGCGCAATACCAGCGTCGCCAATCTTCAGCCCGGCCAGACGGCGACGCTCACCAAGAACTATCTCGGTTATGAATGGGACGAGGCGTCCGACAACGGCTTCGATCCGGCCGGCCTCGTGAAGCTGTCCTCGACGACCCTTCCGGTCAGCACTTACCTGCTCGATTACGGCAACACCACCGGCAATGCGATCTCGACACATAATCTGACGCTCTACCGCGCCCCCAGCGGCGCATTGGTGTTCGGCGCCGGGACAGTCTACTGGACATGGGGGCTGAGTGACAATCACGATCTCACAGCGACTCCGACGGACCCGCGCGTGCAGCAGGCAATGGTCAACTTGCTTGCCGATATGGGGATTCAGCCTGGAACGCTGCAGTCCGGGCTCACCGCCGCGACCGCTTCCTCCGACCATACTGCACCGACCTCGGTCATCACCGTTCCCGCCACGGCGACCGCTGGATCCACCGTGACGATTACTGGCACCGCTGCCGATACGGGAGGCGGGGTCGTCGCAGCGGTCGAGGTTTCGACCGACAACGGGGCGAGCTGGCATCCCGCGACGGGCGATGAGAACTGGACTTATACCTGGTCGCCGCAGACCGCAGGCACCTACACAATCCGGTCCCGCGCCGTAGACGATAACGTCAACCTGGAAACACCCTCGGCGGGACGAACTGTCACGGTCAGCGCGCCAAACTACACCTCTCTCTTCGGTTCGGCGACGCCGGCGATCATCAACACCAACGATGCCTCATCCGTTGAACTCGGCGTCAAATTCACGACTTCCGTGGCGGGCACAGTCACCGGCATTCGGTTCTACAAGGGTGACCTGAATACGGGAACGCATACGGGTTCATTGTGGTCGAGCACCGGTACGCGGCTTGCGACCCTCACCTTCGCGAACGAGACGGCCAGCGGATGGCAGACTGCCTTTTTCACCAGTCCGGTATCGGTGACGGCCGGACAAACCTACACCGCATCCTACCACACAAATACTGGCCATTATTCGAGCACCGCCGGCTACTTCACCTCGAACGTAACCAGCGGTCCGCTGACGGCGCCGGCCAGCGGCAATGGCGTCTACCGCTATGGCAACAACAGCCAGTTCCCCACGAGCACTTTTCAGTCGACAAACTATTGGGTCGACGTGATGTTTACCACGCCGAACTCGAATACGACGCCGACGGCGGTCGCCGATGCGGGCGACGCGACGGAGAAGGGCGGGGTGGCCAACGGTTCGGGCGGCGTGGCCGCCAGCGGCAACGTGCTCACCAACGACACCGATCCGGATTCGGGCGATACCAAGACGGTGACGGCGGTCCGCTTCGGCACGACGTCGGGCACGCTCGGCGCGGCGCTCGACGGTACCTATGGCAGTCTCGTGCTCAACGCATCGGGCGCCTATACCTATACGATCAACGAGACCAATGCCGCCGTGCAGGCGCTGCGCCAGTCGACCAACACGCTGAGCGATGTCTTCAGCTACACGATGCGCGACACTTCAGGCGCCACCGCCACGGCAAATCTCACCGTCACCATCCACGGCGCCAATGACGCGCCGGTGCTCGCCGTCCAGACGGCTGGCCAGAACGCCACGGTCGGCTCCGCCTTCTCCTTCACACTGCCGTCGACCACCTTCACCGATGTCGACAGCGGCGAGACGCTGGCCTATGCAGCAACGGCCGCCGATGGCACGGCGCTGCCTTCGTGGCTCACCTTCAACGCCTCGACGCGGACCTTCAGCGGCACGCCGACGACAGCAGGCACCTACGGCGTCAGGGTGACGGCGACCGATCTCGGCGGCCTCGCCGCCAACGAGACCTTCAATATCGCCGTGTCAACGCCCGGCAACACGGTGCCGACGGCGGTTGCCGATACCGGTGACGCGACTGAGAAGGGCGGGGTGGCCAACGGTTCGGGCGGCGTGGCCGCCAGCGGCAACGTGCTGACCAACGACACCGATCCGGATTCGGGCGATACCAAGACGGTGACGGCAGTCCGCTTCGGCACGACGTCGGGCACGCTCGGTTCAGCGCTGAACGGTACCTATGGCAGTCTCGTGCTCAACGCATCGGGCGCCTATACCTATACGATCAACGAGACCAATGCCGCCGTGCAGGCGCTGCGCCAGTCGACCAACACGCTGAGCGATGTCTTCAGCTACACGATGCGCGACACTTCAGGCGCCACCGCCACGGCAAATCTCACCGTCACCATCCACGGCGCCAATGACGCGCCGGTGCTCGCCGTCCAGACGGCTGGCCAGAACGCCACGGTCGGCTCCGCCTTCTCCTTCACACTGCCGTCGACCACCTTCACCGATGTCGACAGCGGCGAGACGCTGGCCTATGCAGCAACGGCCGCCGATGGCACGGCGCTGCCTTCGTGGCTCACCTTCAACGCCTCGACGCGGACCTTCAGCGGCACGCCGACGACAGCAGGCACCTACGGCGTCAGGGTGACGGCGACCGATCTCGGCGGCCTCGCCGCCAACGAGACCTTCAACATCACTGCGACAACGGCGCCTGCGACCTACAGCCTGTTTTCCGCCTCCGACACGCCGACCCAGACGAATCTCAACGACGGTCAGCAGCTCGGGCTCGGCGTCAAGTTCCAGTCGAGCGTCGCCGGCGACATTACCGGGATCAAGTTCTACCGCAGCGCCAACGACAACGGACAGAACGTCGTCGACCTGTGGAGTGCAACGGGTACCAGGCTTGCCACCGCCACCTTCACGAACACTACGGCGAGCGGCTGGCAGACCGTGAATTTTGCGACGCCCTTCACCATCGCCGCCAATACCACCTATGTCGCGTCCTATCACACGACCGGCGCCTACGTAGTGACCAGCAATTTCTTCACGAATGGTATCTCCAATGGTCCGCTGACGGCCCAGTCAAGTGCCGCGGCCGGCGGCAACGGCGTCTACCGATATGGCGGTTCCGCCACCACAGGCATTTTCCCGAATGCCTCCTTTAACGCTTCCAACTACTTTGCCGATGTGATTTTCCGTCCGTCGTCGACACCAGGCAACACGACGCCGACAGCGGTTGCCGATACGGGCGACGCGACTGAGAAGGGCGGGGTGGCCAACGGTTCGGGCGGCGTGGCCGCCAGCGGCAACGTGCTGACCAACGACACCGATCCGGATTCGGGCGACACCAAGACGGTGACGGCAGTCCGCTTCGGCACGACATCAGGCACGCTCGGCTCAGCGCTGAACGGCACCTATGGCAGTCTCGTGCTCAACGCATCGGGAACATATAGCTATGCCGTCAATGAGACGAATACTGCCGTGCAGGCGTTGCGCCTGTCCACCAATACGCTGAGCGATGTCTTCAACTACACGATGCGCGACAGCGCCGGCGCCATCGCCACGGCAAATCTCACCGTCACCATCCACGGCGCCAATGACGCGCCGGTTCTCGCCGTCCAGACGGCGACCCAGAATGCCACAGTCGGCTCCGCCTTCTCGTTCACGCTGCCGACGACGACGTTCAGCGATGTCGACAGCGGCGAAACGCTGACCTATGCAGCAACGGCCGCCGATGGCACGGCACTGCCCACCTGGCTGAGCTTCAACGCCACGACGCGGACCTTCTCCGGCACGCCGACAACAGCCGGCACCTACGGCGTCAGGGTGACGGCGACCGATCTCGGCGGCCTCGCCGCCAACGAGACCTTCAACATCGTTGCATCGACGGCGTCTGCGACCTACAGCCTGTTCAACGCCTCCAGCACGCCGGCACAGACGAACCTCAACGACGGTCAGCAGATCGAGCTCGGCGTCAAGTTCCAGTCGAACGTCGCCGGCGATGTCACGGCCATCAAGTTCTATCGCAGCGCCAACGACAACGGACAGAACGTCGTCGACTTGTGGAGCTCCACGGGCACCAAGCTCGCCAGCGCCACTTTCACCAACACCACGGCAAGCGGCTGGCAGACGGTGAACTTTGCAACGCCCTTCACCATTGCCGCCAACACCACTTACGTCGCCTCCTACCACACGACAGGTGCCTATGTGGCGACCGGTAACTTCTATACGACCGCCGTCACCAGCGGCCCGCTGACGGCGCCAGCAAGCGGCAATGGCGTTTATGCCTATGGCGGGTCCGCCTCAGCAGGCCTCTTCCCGACCAACACCTTCAATTCCACAAACTATTATGCCGACGTGGTTTTCCGACCGCAGCTGGCAGCGTGA